Proteins encoded within one genomic window of Episyrphus balteatus chromosome 1, idEpiBalt1.1, whole genome shotgun sequence:
- the LOC129906288 gene encoding dynein light chain Tctex-type 4 yields MAGDYGTKENGRSSRSTSHRMSLFLGGGTPKPAVPRYMPTYRLEAHNPLNREQCENIMKAVMDKAFEDFIYSSKQAQDLCQHISEEIKTRVKEKNYDRYRLICVVTIGEKCMQGFKSVVTFLWDAEKDGYIKYAYDTPDFFANATLYYLYYD; encoded by the exons ATGGCAGGAGATTATGGTACAAAAGAG AATGGCAGATCCTCACGATCCACTTCTCATAGAATGAGCCTGTTTCTTGGTGGTGGAACACCAaag CCAGCAGTACCACGGTATATGCCAACATACAGACTTGAAGCTCATAACCCTTTGAATCGGGAACAGTGTGAGAATATTATGAAAGCTGTTATGGACAAAGCCTTTGAGGATTTCATTTATAGTTCAAAGCAAGCCCAGGATTTGTGTCAGCACATAAGTGAGGAAATCAAAACTCgtgtgaaagaaaaaaactacgATAG ATATCGTCTTATTTGTGTTGTTACTATTGGCGAAAAGTGCATGCAAGGTTTTAAATCGGTTGTGACATTTTTATGGGATGCCGAAAAAGATGGATACATTAAGTATGCGTATGATACACCAGACTTTTTTGCCAATGCAActctttattatttatattatgaCTAA